In Gimesia benthica, a single window of DNA contains:
- the rplM gene encoding 50S ribosomal protein L13, whose translation MANAKTVDPQWLVVDADNMIVGRLATKIATVLMGKHKPTYTAHVDTGDYVVVVNCDKIKFTGKELAHDSHPYFSRKMQEKSYAKYSGYPSGLKNVTAEQKLERGQATQVLSEAVRRMLPKNKLGRQMLKKLKLYSGPTHDHQAQQPQEWPEYLLP comes from the coding sequence ATGGCGAATGCAAAGACTGTCGACCCTCAGTGGCTCGTTGTTGATGCAGATAACATGATTGTGGGACGGCTGGCTACCAAAATTGCTACCGTACTGATGGGCAAACACAAGCCAACTTATACTGCCCACGTTGATACCGGTGACTATGTCGTCGTCGTAAACTGTGATAAGATCAAGTTTACCGGCAAAGAGCTGGCCCACGATTCGCATCCCTACTTCTCCCGCAAAATGCAGGAAAAGAGCTACGCGAAGTACAGTGGTTACCCCAGCGGTCTGAAAAACGTGACTGCAGAGCAGAAACTGGAACGCGGACAGGCAACACAGGTTCTGTCAGAAGCCGTTCGTCGCATGTTGCCTAAAAACAAGCTGGGTCGTCAGATGCTGAAAAAGCTGAAGCTGTATTCCGGCCCGACTCACGATCATCAGGCTCAGCAGCCCCAGGAATGGCCTGAGTACCTGCTCCCGTAA